The following coding sequences lie in one Chlamydiales bacterium genomic window:
- the serS gene encoding serine--tRNA ligase, whose product MIDIKAIRTDKAAIEAKLQTKIPEITLEPILLLDTRVREIKTEVENLKSERNSLSKIIGDLKREKKDCTELMNKVSSAADQITGLDHELTRIEAELHDLLARLPNIPMDDIKIAQDPKDNVCIKEYKTKKEFSFAFKNHVELNEHLNLFDFKRGAKISGAGWPTYKGLGARLEWALLNYMLEIHLKNGFEQWMIPLLVRPNMMFGSSMLPKFASQIFKLDDEDHPLYLIPTAEVALNGLHYDEILEEDILPLKYVAYSPCFRREAGAAGSQERGLIRTHQFNKVEMFCFSKPEESMQIFDLMLSSAEEVLQGLDLHYRNMLLVTGDMSFPSSRTVDIEVWLPGQNRYYEVSSVSNCTDFQARRSQIRFKRKEGGKAELVHTLNGSGLATSRLMVALLENNQNEDGSVNIPEAIQKYLGGIKTLS is encoded by the coding sequence ATGATCGATATCAAAGCAATCCGCACCGACAAGGCCGCTATAGAAGCAAAACTACAAACTAAAATTCCAGAAATTACTTTAGAGCCTATCCTTTTATTGGATACAAGAGTTCGAGAAATAAAGACAGAAGTAGAAAATTTAAAAAGCGAGCGAAACTCCCTTTCCAAAATAATTGGGGATCTAAAGCGAGAAAAAAAAGATTGCACAGAGCTCATGAACAAAGTATCGAGTGCAGCTGACCAGATTACTGGGCTAGACCATGAGCTTACAAGAATTGAAGCAGAATTACATGATCTTCTTGCACGTCTTCCCAACATACCCATGGATGACATCAAAATTGCTCAAGATCCCAAAGATAATGTGTGTATCAAGGAATACAAAACCAAGAAAGAATTCTCTTTTGCATTCAAAAATCACGTAGAACTCAATGAACATTTAAATTTATTCGATTTTAAAAGAGGCGCTAAAATATCTGGTGCCGGTTGGCCCACCTACAAAGGTCTTGGAGCAAGATTAGAATGGGCTCTTTTAAATTATATGCTGGAAATCCATTTGAAGAATGGATTTGAGCAATGGATGATCCCTCTTCTAGTGCGCCCCAACATGATGTTTGGCTCTAGCATGCTTCCAAAATTTGCAAGCCAAATCTTTAAATTAGATGATGAAGACCATCCTCTCTACTTAATTCCAACAGCAGAGGTTGCTCTCAACGGCCTACATTATGATGAAATTTTAGAAGAAGATATACTTCCTCTAAAATATGTTGCTTATTCACCCTGTTTTAGACGGGAAGCAGGGGCCGCAGGCTCTCAAGAAAGGGGTCTTATTCGTACACATCAATTCAACAAAGTAGAAATGTTCTGCTTTTCCAAGCCAGAAGAGAGCATGCAAATCTTTGACCTCATGCTCAGTAGCGCCGAAGAAGTTCTACAAGGCCTAGACCTGCACTACAGAAACATGTTACTTGTAACTGGAGATATGTCCTTTCCATCTTCAAGAACAGTGGACATTGAAGTTTGGCTTCCTGGCCAGAATCGCTACTATGAAGTATCTTCTGTTAGCAACTGCACAGATTTTCAAGCAAGACGCTCACAAATTCGCTTTAAAAGGAAAGAGGGTGGAAAAGCAGAGCTTGTACATACACTCAATGGCTCTGGACTTGCAACGTCTCGCTTAATGGTTGCTCTACTCGAAAACAACCAAAACGAAGATGGCTCTGTAAACATACCAGAAGCCATACAAAAATACTTAGGCGGCATCAAGACATTATCATGA